The Mytilus edulis chromosome 12, xbMytEdul2.2, whole genome shotgun sequence genome contains a region encoding:
- the LOC139498577 gene encoding cadherin EGF LAG seven-pass G-type receptor 3-like isoform X4 yields MLFSILQSILFLAFFWKESLCAAPLFSGLPTERSVGESETESRIIYQITATDPDGDAFACSIDSIAPTWGDFDVTYNTLISKWTVNTVSPSFDYANTTQFTVTIACDDSNTTPRTGILTVKVIDNDLLQFTNMPVSTTSFDASITGAGTTLYTVSATSVSNSGLLSYTISPMTDFSIDASSGKVTNNDHLNRQIASPADLWVTVSDGTIIAEEHLRINMHNVNNVPYWTNLLTPQTITIAEDTASGTLLYSLTSQDNDVGAALSYSMNVNPVTDTTKFSFSTNTLELRLASGQSFDYETRNFYNITFTVDDTMASTTSILYVNIQNAHEACYFDQSLYHVTAPEGASGTGSMNPNFVVSDYDGTSTYSYSFLSFNNSNRFAIDASTGIIKYAVHYDIDNSAMPYLVYLTVICTDTTSKTGTSQVEITVTDVNDNAPSFSTASSLLTVNQYTSPGTTIGSAAPTDADSGVNAEFTCSGTSAVSAALTYYQIGSDCGVYLLSSPDGTLAYGTMYTMTITAVDKGSPALTSTSTVDILYKELTTTTVTTTTTANPYNFWDDDGAVAAFSMAIILASLLAVVFLYFCIRCCYTGLCCGPDPCDFCNWCNSRNCNCCQHRNRPTRTITPQEYRNPRRADEFDYYDTEYTDYETTRTFRTHNQHNSPLPMVKW; encoded by the exons ATGCTATTTAGTATTTTACAATCTATATTGTTTTTGGCGTTTTTTTGGAAAGAAAGTTTATGTGCG GCTCCATTGTTCTCAGGACTCCCCACAGAAAGAAGTGTTGGAGAATCAGAAACAGAATCGCGTATTATATACCAGATAACAGCAACAGACCCTGATGGAGATGCTTTTGCATGTTCTATTGATTCTATAGCACCTACTTGGGGAGACTTTGATGTAACTTACAACACTCTTATATCAA AATGGACTGTTAATACAGTAAGCCCTTCTTTTGATTATGCAAATACAACCCAGTTTACTGTAACTATAGCATGTGATGATAGCAATACGACCCCACGTACTGGAATTCTGACCGTTAAGGTGATAGACAATGATCTATTACAGTTTACCAACATGCCTG TATCGACAACGTCATTCGATGCATCAATAACGGGAGCTGGGACCACATTGTATACTGTTTCGGCAACCTCCGTATCAAATAGTGGATTACTATCGTATACGATATCTCCTATGACTGATTTTTCAATTGATGCAT CGAGTGGTAAGGTAACAAATAACGACCATTTGAACCGACAAATCGCTTCACCAGCAGATCTTTGGGTAACAGTCTCAGATGGAACCATTATAGCAGAAGAACATCTCAGAATTAACATGCACA ACGTTAATAATGTACCATACTGGACAAACTTACTGACACCACAAACGATAACTATCGCTGAGGACACTGCGAGTGGAACTTTGTTGTATTCTCTGACCTCACAGGATAATGATGTGGGAGCAGCTTTGAGTTATTCCATGAATGTAAATCCTGTAACAGACACTACCAAGTTCTCTTTTAGTACAAACA CTTTAGAACTACGGTTGGCATCAGGACAAAGTTTTGATTACGAGACAAGGAATTTTTACAACATAACATTTACTGTCGATGATACAATGGCATCCACCACTTCTATACTTTATGTTAACATCCAGAATGCCCATGAAGCATGTTATTTCGACCAATCTTTGTATCACGTGACTGCCCCAGAAGGAGCC AGTGGAACCGGATCTATGAACCCAAATTTTGTTGTGAGTGACTACGATGGAACTTCGACGTATTCATATTCTTTCCTGAGCTTTAATAATAGCAACAG ATTTGCTATTGACGCTTCTACTGGAATAATAAAGTATGCTGTTCATTATGATATAGATAATAGTGCAATGCCCTACCTAGTGTATCTCACAGTTATTTGTACCGATACAACATCTAAAACTGGTACATCTCAGGTCGAAATAACAGTAACT gATGTAAATGACAACGCCCCATCCTTTTCTACTGCCAGTAGTCTACTTACAGTTAACCAGTATACATCTCCAGGAACAACAATTGGCAGTGCCGCTCCAACAGATGCTGACTCGGGAGTAAACGCGGAGTTTACTTGTAGCGGTACATCAGCAGTTTCAGCAGCTCTTACGTACTATCAGATCGGATCTGATTGTGGTGTATATCTTTTATCATCACCCGATGGAACGTTAGCATATGGAACCATGTATACAATGACAATAACGGCAGTCGATAAAGGAAGCCCAGCTCTCACATCAACATCAACGGTTGACATCTTGTATAAAGAGTTGACAACAACTACTGTCACTACAACAACAACAGCTAATCCTTATAATTTCTGGGATGACGATGGTGCAGTAGCAGCCTTTTCGATGGCAATAATTTTAGCATCTCTTTTAGCTGTAGTGTTCCTTTATTTCTGTATTCGATGCTGCTACACTGGATTGTGCTGTGGTCCTGACCCATGTGACTTCTGTAATTGGTGTAATAGTAGAAACTGTAATTGCTGCCAACATAG AAACAGACCGACCCGTACTATAACACCACAGGAATATAG AAATCCCAGGAGAGCTGACGAATTTGATTATTATGATA CAGAGTACACGGATTACGAGACTACCCGGACTTTCCGAACTCACAATCAGCACAACTCACCCCTTCCAATGGTAAAATGGTAG
- the LOC139498577 gene encoding cadherin EGF LAG seven-pass G-type receptor 3-like isoform X2: protein MLFSILQSILFLAFFWKESLCAAPLFSGLPTERSVGESETESRIIYQITATDPDGDAFACSIDSIAPTWGDFDVTYNTLISKWTVNTVSPSFDYANTTQFTVTIACDDSNTTPRTGILTVKVIDNDLLQFTNMPVSTTSFDASITGAGTTLYTVSATSVSNSGLLSYTISPMTDFSIDASSGKVTNNDHLNRQIASPADLWVTVSDGTIIAEEHLRINMHNVNNVPYWTNLLTPQTITIAEDTASGTLLYSLTSQDNDVGAALSYSMNVNPVTDTTKFSFSTNTLELRLASGQSFDYETRNFYNITFTVDDTMASTTSILYVNIQNAHEACYFDQSLYHVTAPEGASGTGSMNPNFVVSDYDGTSTYSYSFLSFNNSNRFAIDASTGIIKYAVHYDIDNSAMPYLVYLTVICTDTTSKTGTSQVEITVTDVNDNAPSFSTASSLLTVNQYTSPGTTIGSAAPTDADSGVNAEFTCSGTSAVSAALTYYQIGSDCGVYLLSSPDGTLAYGTMYTMTITAVDKGSPALTSTSTVDILYKELTTTTVTTTTTANPYNFWDDDGAVAAFSMAIILASLLAVVFLYFCIRCCYTGLCCGPDPCDFCNWCNSRNCNCCQHRNRPTRTITPQEYRNPRRADEFDYYDKNFDSDYESLKNEELRRPRQLNSSSRVHGLRDYPDFPNSQSAQLTPSNGKMVEPGRVVFTRGRPLPIGYY, encoded by the exons ATGCTATTTAGTATTTTACAATCTATATTGTTTTTGGCGTTTTTTTGGAAAGAAAGTTTATGTGCG GCTCCATTGTTCTCAGGACTCCCCACAGAAAGAAGTGTTGGAGAATCAGAAACAGAATCGCGTATTATATACCAGATAACAGCAACAGACCCTGATGGAGATGCTTTTGCATGTTCTATTGATTCTATAGCACCTACTTGGGGAGACTTTGATGTAACTTACAACACTCTTATATCAA AATGGACTGTTAATACAGTAAGCCCTTCTTTTGATTATGCAAATACAACCCAGTTTACTGTAACTATAGCATGTGATGATAGCAATACGACCCCACGTACTGGAATTCTGACCGTTAAGGTGATAGACAATGATCTATTACAGTTTACCAACATGCCTG TATCGACAACGTCATTCGATGCATCAATAACGGGAGCTGGGACCACATTGTATACTGTTTCGGCAACCTCCGTATCAAATAGTGGATTACTATCGTATACGATATCTCCTATGACTGATTTTTCAATTGATGCAT CGAGTGGTAAGGTAACAAATAACGACCATTTGAACCGACAAATCGCTTCACCAGCAGATCTTTGGGTAACAGTCTCAGATGGAACCATTATAGCAGAAGAACATCTCAGAATTAACATGCACA ACGTTAATAATGTACCATACTGGACAAACTTACTGACACCACAAACGATAACTATCGCTGAGGACACTGCGAGTGGAACTTTGTTGTATTCTCTGACCTCACAGGATAATGATGTGGGAGCAGCTTTGAGTTATTCCATGAATGTAAATCCTGTAACAGACACTACCAAGTTCTCTTTTAGTACAAACA CTTTAGAACTACGGTTGGCATCAGGACAAAGTTTTGATTACGAGACAAGGAATTTTTACAACATAACATTTACTGTCGATGATACAATGGCATCCACCACTTCTATACTTTATGTTAACATCCAGAATGCCCATGAAGCATGTTATTTCGACCAATCTTTGTATCACGTGACTGCCCCAGAAGGAGCC AGTGGAACCGGATCTATGAACCCAAATTTTGTTGTGAGTGACTACGATGGAACTTCGACGTATTCATATTCTTTCCTGAGCTTTAATAATAGCAACAG ATTTGCTATTGACGCTTCTACTGGAATAATAAAGTATGCTGTTCATTATGATATAGATAATAGTGCAATGCCCTACCTAGTGTATCTCACAGTTATTTGTACCGATACAACATCTAAAACTGGTACATCTCAGGTCGAAATAACAGTAACT gATGTAAATGACAACGCCCCATCCTTTTCTACTGCCAGTAGTCTACTTACAGTTAACCAGTATACATCTCCAGGAACAACAATTGGCAGTGCCGCTCCAACAGATGCTGACTCGGGAGTAAACGCGGAGTTTACTTGTAGCGGTACATCAGCAGTTTCAGCAGCTCTTACGTACTATCAGATCGGATCTGATTGTGGTGTATATCTTTTATCATCACCCGATGGAACGTTAGCATATGGAACCATGTATACAATGACAATAACGGCAGTCGATAAAGGAAGCCCAGCTCTCACATCAACATCAACGGTTGACATCTTGTATAAAGAGTTGACAACAACTACTGTCACTACAACAACAACAGCTAATCCTTATAATTTCTGGGATGACGATGGTGCAGTAGCAGCCTTTTCGATGGCAATAATTTTAGCATCTCTTTTAGCTGTAGTGTTCCTTTATTTCTGTATTCGATGCTGCTACACTGGATTGTGCTGTGGTCCTGACCCATGTGACTTCTGTAATTGGTGTAATAGTAGAAACTGTAATTGCTGCCAACATAG AAACAGACCGACCCGTACTATAACACCACAGGAATATAG AAATCCCAGGAGAGCTGACGAATTTGATTATTATGATA AGAATTTTGATAGTGACTACGAATCCCTGAAAAATGAAGAATTAAGAAGACCAAGGCAATTAAACAGTAGTAG CAGAGTACACGGATTACGAGACTACCCGGACTTTCCGAACTCACAATCAGCACAACTCACCCCTTCCAATGGTAAAATGGTAGAACCAGGCAGAGTGGTGTTTACGCGAGGAAGGCCATTGCCTATTGGATATTATTGA
- the LOC139498577 gene encoding cadherin EGF LAG seven-pass G-type receptor 3-like isoform X1, producing the protein MLFSILQSILFLAFFWKESLCAAPLFSGLPTERSVGESETESRIIYQITATDPDGDAFACSIDSIAPTWGDFDVTYNTLISKWTVNTVSPSFDYANTTQFTVTIACDDSNTTPRTGILTVKVIDNDLLQFTNMPVSTTSFDASITGAGTTLYTVSATSVSNSGLLSYTISPMTDFSIDASSGKVTNNDHLNRQIASPADLWVTVSDGTIIAEEHLRINMHNVNNVPYWTNLLTPQTITIAEDTASGTLLYSLTSQDNDVGAALSYSMNVNPVTDTTKFSFSTNTLELRLASGQSFDYETRNFYNITFTVDDTMASTTSILYVNIQNAHEACYFDQSLYHVTAPEGASGTGSMNPNFVVSDYDGTSTYSYSFLSFNNSNRFAIDASTGIIKYAVHYDIDNSAMPYLVYLTVICTDTTSKTGTSQVEITVTDVNDNAPSFSTASSLLTVNQYTSPGTTIGSAAPTDADSGVNAEFTCSGTSAVSAALTYYQIGSDCGVYLLSSPDGTLAYGTMYTMTITAVDKGSPALTSTSTVDILYKELTTTTVTTTTTANPYNFWDDDGAVAAFSMAIILASLLAVVFLYFCIRCCYTGLCCGPDPCDFCNWCNSRNCNCCQHRNRPTRTITPQEYRNPRRADEFDYYDKNFDSDYESLKNEELRRPRQLNSSSSRVHGLRDYPDFPNSQSAQLTPSNGKMVEPGRVVFTRGRPLPIGYY; encoded by the exons ATGCTATTTAGTATTTTACAATCTATATTGTTTTTGGCGTTTTTTTGGAAAGAAAGTTTATGTGCG GCTCCATTGTTCTCAGGACTCCCCACAGAAAGAAGTGTTGGAGAATCAGAAACAGAATCGCGTATTATATACCAGATAACAGCAACAGACCCTGATGGAGATGCTTTTGCATGTTCTATTGATTCTATAGCACCTACTTGGGGAGACTTTGATGTAACTTACAACACTCTTATATCAA AATGGACTGTTAATACAGTAAGCCCTTCTTTTGATTATGCAAATACAACCCAGTTTACTGTAACTATAGCATGTGATGATAGCAATACGACCCCACGTACTGGAATTCTGACCGTTAAGGTGATAGACAATGATCTATTACAGTTTACCAACATGCCTG TATCGACAACGTCATTCGATGCATCAATAACGGGAGCTGGGACCACATTGTATACTGTTTCGGCAACCTCCGTATCAAATAGTGGATTACTATCGTATACGATATCTCCTATGACTGATTTTTCAATTGATGCAT CGAGTGGTAAGGTAACAAATAACGACCATTTGAACCGACAAATCGCTTCACCAGCAGATCTTTGGGTAACAGTCTCAGATGGAACCATTATAGCAGAAGAACATCTCAGAATTAACATGCACA ACGTTAATAATGTACCATACTGGACAAACTTACTGACACCACAAACGATAACTATCGCTGAGGACACTGCGAGTGGAACTTTGTTGTATTCTCTGACCTCACAGGATAATGATGTGGGAGCAGCTTTGAGTTATTCCATGAATGTAAATCCTGTAACAGACACTACCAAGTTCTCTTTTAGTACAAACA CTTTAGAACTACGGTTGGCATCAGGACAAAGTTTTGATTACGAGACAAGGAATTTTTACAACATAACATTTACTGTCGATGATACAATGGCATCCACCACTTCTATACTTTATGTTAACATCCAGAATGCCCATGAAGCATGTTATTTCGACCAATCTTTGTATCACGTGACTGCCCCAGAAGGAGCC AGTGGAACCGGATCTATGAACCCAAATTTTGTTGTGAGTGACTACGATGGAACTTCGACGTATTCATATTCTTTCCTGAGCTTTAATAATAGCAACAG ATTTGCTATTGACGCTTCTACTGGAATAATAAAGTATGCTGTTCATTATGATATAGATAATAGTGCAATGCCCTACCTAGTGTATCTCACAGTTATTTGTACCGATACAACATCTAAAACTGGTACATCTCAGGTCGAAATAACAGTAACT gATGTAAATGACAACGCCCCATCCTTTTCTACTGCCAGTAGTCTACTTACAGTTAACCAGTATACATCTCCAGGAACAACAATTGGCAGTGCCGCTCCAACAGATGCTGACTCGGGAGTAAACGCGGAGTTTACTTGTAGCGGTACATCAGCAGTTTCAGCAGCTCTTACGTACTATCAGATCGGATCTGATTGTGGTGTATATCTTTTATCATCACCCGATGGAACGTTAGCATATGGAACCATGTATACAATGACAATAACGGCAGTCGATAAAGGAAGCCCAGCTCTCACATCAACATCAACGGTTGACATCTTGTATAAAGAGTTGACAACAACTACTGTCACTACAACAACAACAGCTAATCCTTATAATTTCTGGGATGACGATGGTGCAGTAGCAGCCTTTTCGATGGCAATAATTTTAGCATCTCTTTTAGCTGTAGTGTTCCTTTATTTCTGTATTCGATGCTGCTACACTGGATTGTGCTGTGGTCCTGACCCATGTGACTTCTGTAATTGGTGTAATAGTAGAAACTGTAATTGCTGCCAACATAG AAACAGACCGACCCGTACTATAACACCACAGGAATATAG AAATCCCAGGAGAGCTGACGAATTTGATTATTATGATA AGAATTTTGATAGTGACTACGAATCCCTGAAAAATGAAGAATTAAGAAGACCAAGGCAATTAAACAGTAGTAG CAGCAGAGTACACGGATTACGAGACTACCCGGACTTTCCGAACTCACAATCAGCACAACTCACCCCTTCCAATGGTAAAATGGTAGAACCAGGCAGAGTGGTGTTTACGCGAGGAAGGCCATTGCCTATTGGATATTATTGA
- the LOC139498577 gene encoding cadherin EGF LAG seven-pass G-type receptor 3-like isoform X3, whose amino-acid sequence MLFSILQSILFLAFFWKESLCAAPLFSGLPTERSVGESETESRIIYQITATDPDGDAFACSIDSIAPTWGDFDVTYNTLISKWTVNTVSPSFDYANTTQFTVTIACDDSNTTPRTGILTVKVIDNDLLQFTNMPVSTTSFDASITGAGTTLYTVSATSVSNSGLLSYTISPMTDFSIDASSGKVTNNDHLNRQIASPADLWVTVSDGTIIAEEHLRINMHNVNNVPYWTNLLTPQTITIAEDTASGTLLYSLTSQDNDVGAALSYSMNVNPVTDTTKFSFSTNTLELRLASGQSFDYETRNFYNITFTVDDTMASTTSILYVNIQNAHEACYFDQSLYHVTAPEGASGTGSMNPNFVVSDYDGTSTYSYSFLSFNNSNRFAIDASTGIIKYAVHYDIDNSAMPYLVYLTVICTDTTSKTGTSQVEITVTDVNDNAPSFSTASSLLTVNQYTSPGTTIGSAAPTDADSGVNAEFTCSGTSAVSAALTYYQIGSDCGVYLLSSPDGTLAYGTMYTMTITAVDKGSPALTSTSTVDILYKELTTTTVTTTTTANPYNFWDDDGAVAAFSMAIILASLLAVVFLYFCIRCCYTGLCCGPDPCDFCNWCNSRNCNCCQHRNRPTRTITPQEYRNPRRADEFDYYDTAEYTDYETTRTFRTHNQHNSPLPMVKW is encoded by the exons ATGCTATTTAGTATTTTACAATCTATATTGTTTTTGGCGTTTTTTTGGAAAGAAAGTTTATGTGCG GCTCCATTGTTCTCAGGACTCCCCACAGAAAGAAGTGTTGGAGAATCAGAAACAGAATCGCGTATTATATACCAGATAACAGCAACAGACCCTGATGGAGATGCTTTTGCATGTTCTATTGATTCTATAGCACCTACTTGGGGAGACTTTGATGTAACTTACAACACTCTTATATCAA AATGGACTGTTAATACAGTAAGCCCTTCTTTTGATTATGCAAATACAACCCAGTTTACTGTAACTATAGCATGTGATGATAGCAATACGACCCCACGTACTGGAATTCTGACCGTTAAGGTGATAGACAATGATCTATTACAGTTTACCAACATGCCTG TATCGACAACGTCATTCGATGCATCAATAACGGGAGCTGGGACCACATTGTATACTGTTTCGGCAACCTCCGTATCAAATAGTGGATTACTATCGTATACGATATCTCCTATGACTGATTTTTCAATTGATGCAT CGAGTGGTAAGGTAACAAATAACGACCATTTGAACCGACAAATCGCTTCACCAGCAGATCTTTGGGTAACAGTCTCAGATGGAACCATTATAGCAGAAGAACATCTCAGAATTAACATGCACA ACGTTAATAATGTACCATACTGGACAAACTTACTGACACCACAAACGATAACTATCGCTGAGGACACTGCGAGTGGAACTTTGTTGTATTCTCTGACCTCACAGGATAATGATGTGGGAGCAGCTTTGAGTTATTCCATGAATGTAAATCCTGTAACAGACACTACCAAGTTCTCTTTTAGTACAAACA CTTTAGAACTACGGTTGGCATCAGGACAAAGTTTTGATTACGAGACAAGGAATTTTTACAACATAACATTTACTGTCGATGATACAATGGCATCCACCACTTCTATACTTTATGTTAACATCCAGAATGCCCATGAAGCATGTTATTTCGACCAATCTTTGTATCACGTGACTGCCCCAGAAGGAGCC AGTGGAACCGGATCTATGAACCCAAATTTTGTTGTGAGTGACTACGATGGAACTTCGACGTATTCATATTCTTTCCTGAGCTTTAATAATAGCAACAG ATTTGCTATTGACGCTTCTACTGGAATAATAAAGTATGCTGTTCATTATGATATAGATAATAGTGCAATGCCCTACCTAGTGTATCTCACAGTTATTTGTACCGATACAACATCTAAAACTGGTACATCTCAGGTCGAAATAACAGTAACT gATGTAAATGACAACGCCCCATCCTTTTCTACTGCCAGTAGTCTACTTACAGTTAACCAGTATACATCTCCAGGAACAACAATTGGCAGTGCCGCTCCAACAGATGCTGACTCGGGAGTAAACGCGGAGTTTACTTGTAGCGGTACATCAGCAGTTTCAGCAGCTCTTACGTACTATCAGATCGGATCTGATTGTGGTGTATATCTTTTATCATCACCCGATGGAACGTTAGCATATGGAACCATGTATACAATGACAATAACGGCAGTCGATAAAGGAAGCCCAGCTCTCACATCAACATCAACGGTTGACATCTTGTATAAAGAGTTGACAACAACTACTGTCACTACAACAACAACAGCTAATCCTTATAATTTCTGGGATGACGATGGTGCAGTAGCAGCCTTTTCGATGGCAATAATTTTAGCATCTCTTTTAGCTGTAGTGTTCCTTTATTTCTGTATTCGATGCTGCTACACTGGATTGTGCTGTGGTCCTGACCCATGTGACTTCTGTAATTGGTGTAATAGTAGAAACTGTAATTGCTGCCAACATAG AAACAGACCGACCCGTACTATAACACCACAGGAATATAG AAATCCCAGGAGAGCTGACGAATTTGATTATTATGATA CAGCAGAGTACACGGATTACGAGACTACCCGGACTTTCCGAACTCACAATCAGCACAACTCACCCCTTCCAATGGTAAAATGGTAG